GCGACGCCTTCGACCCGCGCAAGACGATCGGATGAGCAGCCTTTTGCATATCGAAGATTTGTCGGTGCATTTCGATACGCCGTCGGGCGAGGTGGTCGCGGTCGACCGCGTCTCGCTCGACATCGACAAGGGCGAGACCGTCGCGCTGGTCGGCGAGAGCGGCTCGGGCAAGTCGGTGACCGCGCTGTCGGTGATGCAGCTGCTGCCCTACCCGCGCGCGCGCCACCCGAACGGCAGCATCCGTTTCAACGATGAGGAAATGATCGGCGCCAGGCCGGCCGACCTGATGCGCATCCGCGGCGACCAGGTCGGCATGATCTTCCAGGAGCCGATGACGTCGCTGAACCCGCTGCACACGGTGCACAAGCAAATCCGCGAAACGCTGATCCTGCACAAGGGCATGAGCGAGCAGGAAGCGCGGGCGCGCACGCTGGAGCTACTCGACCTGGTGCATATCCGCGAGCCGGAGAAACGTCTCGACAGCTACCCGCACCAGCTCTCCGGCGGCCAGCGCCAACGGGTCATGATCGCGATGGCGCTGGCCAATGAGCCCGATCTGCTGATCGCCGACGAGCCCACCACCGCGGTCGACGTGACCACGCAGGCGCAGATCCTGAAACTGCTCGAGGAATTGCAGAACGAGATGGGCATGGCGGTGCTGTTGATCACGCACGACCTCGGCATCGTCGACAAGGTCAGCGACCGCGTCTACGTGATGCAGCAGGGGCGTATCGTCGAGCACGGCCCGACGCGGACGGTCTACGACAGCCCGCGCGAGGCCTACACGGTCGACCTGCTGTCCGCCGAGCCGGCGCAAAAGCCGCCGGTCGATCTCTCCGCCAGCCCGACCGTGCTCGAGGCCGAGCACATCCGCGTCTGGTTCCCGGTGCGCAAGGGCATCCTGCGCCGCACTGTCGATCACATCAAGGCCGCCGACGACATCAGCTTCAG
This is a stretch of genomic DNA from Gammaproteobacteria bacterium. It encodes these proteins:
- a CDS encoding ABC transporter ATP-binding protein, which produces MSSLLHIEDLSVHFDTPSGEVVAVDRVSLDIDKGETVALVGESGSGKSVTALSVMQLLPYPRARHPNGSIRFNDEEMIGARPADLMRIRGDQVGMIFQEPMTSLNPLHTVHKQIRETLILHKGMSEQEARARTLELLDLVHIREPEKRLDSYPHQLSGGQRQRVMIAMALANEPDLLIADEPTTAVDVTTQAQILKLLEELQNEMGMAVLLITHDLGIVDKVSDRVYVMQQGRIVEHGPTRTVYDSPREAYTVDLLSAEPAQKPPVDLSASPTVLEAEHIRVWFPVRKGILRRTVDHIKAADDISFSLRAGETVGVVGESGSGKTTLALGLLRLERAQGRIDFGGTEIQDLRGEDLKPIRRQMQVVFQDPYGSLSPRMSIHQIVEEGLVAHGIGDEASRDEMVVAALDEVGIDPASRFRYPHEFSGGQRQRIAIARAMIMKPKLVLLDEPTSALDRSVQVQIVDLLLKLQAEHDLAYLFISHDLKIVRALSDQLIVLRNGVVVEQGEADRVFEAPSDPYTKALISAAFDFELEDESVLEQ